In a single window of the Micromonospora sp. WMMD1155 genome:
- the grpE gene encoding nucleotide exchange factor GrpE: protein MTQKPRAADPGDTGSTPGGSAPTEPTTGDGEGVVIRNNRKLIDTSEPEGTAADAETGVPAEGLVEDAEVVVDEIEVEVNATDGPEPSGPPVVDAPAQPVDGGGTGGSLGAELEALRADLDERTRDLQRVSAEYANYRKRVDRDRSLVQEQATGSVLAALLPILDDLDRAREHGDLVGPFGTVAEQLTTALGKFGLNAFGEQGDPFDPTRHEAVAHQTSADVSEPTCVQVMRRGYQLGERLLRPALVAVADPE, encoded by the coding sequence ATGACGCAGAAGCCACGAGCCGCCGACCCGGGCGACACCGGGTCGACGCCGGGTGGCTCCGCGCCCACGGAGCCGACCACCGGCGACGGGGAAGGGGTCGTCATCCGCAACAACCGCAAGCTCATCGACACGTCGGAGCCGGAAGGCACCGCCGCCGATGCGGAGACCGGCGTGCCGGCCGAGGGTCTGGTCGAGGACGCCGAGGTCGTGGTCGACGAGATCGAGGTCGAGGTCAACGCCACCGACGGTCCGGAACCCTCCGGGCCGCCGGTGGTGGACGCCCCGGCGCAGCCGGTCGACGGCGGCGGCACGGGCGGTTCGCTCGGCGCCGAACTGGAGGCGCTCCGGGCCGACCTGGACGAGCGGACCAGGGACCTGCAGCGGGTGTCGGCGGAGTACGCCAACTACCGCAAGCGGGTGGACCGGGACCGCAGCCTGGTGCAGGAGCAGGCGACCGGCTCGGTGTTGGCCGCGCTGTTGCCGATCCTGGACGACCTGGACCGCGCTCGGGAACACGGCGACCTGGTCGGGCCGTTCGGCACGGTGGCGGAGCAACTCACCACCGCGCTGGGCAAGTTCGGCCTGAACGCCTTCGGCGAGCAGGGTGACCCGTTCGACCCGACCCGGCACGAGGCGGTCGCGCACCAGACCTCGGCCGACGTCAGCGAGCCGACCTGCGTGCAGGTCATGCGGCGCGGCTACCAGCTCGGTGAGCGGCTGCTGCGCCCCGCGCTGGTCGCGGTCGCGGATCCGGAATAG
- a CDS encoding cation:proton antiporter, with protein sequence MHDFTTLLIEVGALLLLLGLLSRLSRRFGLSPIPLYLLAGLAFGHGGLQPLDASEEFFAVGAEIGVILLLVMLGLEYSANELVGNLRSAAPAGLIDGVLNALPGAGFALLLGWDWVAALVLGGITWVSSSGVIAKVLADLGRLGNRETPVVLSVLVIEDLAMALYLPLVTAVLLGSGLVGGGIALTVAVGTVLIVLVVAIRYGHLISSALSAKDPEALLLGVLGLTVLVAGIAAKLQVSAAVGAFLVGIALSGPVAHHATELLSPLRDLFAAVFFVFFGLVTDPRDIPPVLLPALALAIVTMATKTLTGYLAARRVGIAEPGRWRAGLSLVPRGEFSIVIAGLAVAAGSVEPRLAALAATYVLITVVTGPILARLPDFPWFKRWLRTRAAAQRQLSVPIHD encoded by the coding sequence ATGCACGATTTCACCACGCTGCTCATCGAAGTCGGCGCGCTTCTGCTCCTCCTCGGGCTCCTCAGCCGGCTCAGCCGGCGCTTCGGCCTCTCACCCATTCCCCTCTACCTCCTCGCCGGGCTCGCGTTCGGGCACGGCGGGCTGCAGCCACTCGATGCCAGCGAGGAGTTCTTCGCGGTCGGCGCCGAGATCGGTGTCATCCTGCTGCTGGTGATGCTGGGCCTGGAGTACTCGGCCAACGAGTTGGTCGGCAACCTCCGGTCGGCGGCACCGGCAGGGCTGATCGACGGTGTTCTCAACGCGCTGCCCGGAGCAGGGTTCGCTCTGCTGCTCGGCTGGGACTGGGTCGCTGCCCTGGTGCTCGGCGGCATCACCTGGGTCTCCTCGTCGGGGGTGATCGCCAAGGTCCTCGCCGACCTGGGACGACTTGGTAACCGGGAAACCCCGGTGGTCCTCTCGGTGCTTGTCATCGAGGACCTGGCGATGGCCCTCTACCTGCCACTCGTCACCGCCGTGCTGCTAGGCAGCGGCCTGGTCGGCGGTGGCATCGCGCTCACCGTCGCGGTGGGTACTGTGCTGATCGTGCTGGTGGTCGCCATCCGGTACGGCCACCTGATCTCGTCCGCGCTGTCGGCGAAGGACCCGGAGGCGCTGCTGCTCGGCGTACTCGGCCTGACGGTGCTGGTCGCGGGCATCGCGGCGAAGCTGCAGGTGTCCGCGGCGGTCGGCGCGTTCCTGGTCGGCATCGCGCTCTCCGGTCCGGTGGCGCACCACGCGACCGAGTTGCTCTCCCCGCTTCGGGACCTGTTCGCCGCCGTGTTCTTCGTCTTCTTCGGCCTGGTCACCGACCCACGGGACATCCCGCCGGTGCTGTTGCCGGCGCTCGCCCTGGCCATCGTCACGATGGCGACGAAGACGCTCACCGGCTACCTGGCCGCTCGCCGCGTCGGCATCGCCGAACCGGGTCGATGGCGGGCCGGTCTGTCACTCGTACCCCGTGGTGAGTTCTCGATCGTCATCGCCGGTCTCGCGGTCGCCGCCGGGAGCGTCGAGCCGAGGCTGGCGGCGCTGGCCGCGACGTACGTCCTAATCACCGTGGTGACCGGGCCGATCCTGGCCCGACTGCCGGACTTCCCGTGGTTCAAGCGGTGGCTGCGTACCCGCGCGGCCGCGCAACGGCAACTGTCGGTGCCGATCCACGACTGA
- the dnaJ gene encoding molecular chaperone DnaJ — MSSKDWIEKDFYAVLGVDKAASADDIKKAYRKIARESHPDHNPGDPKAEERFKAASEAHHVLSDTGRRREYDEMRSLFGSGAFRRNARGGGQPGGMPFDVSDMFGGAGGGDRRFGGAGFQDLFSSIFSGGQAGGQTAPRGPARGRDVETEVALDFGDAVRGVTLPLTLRAPGVCETCHGNGAKPGTQPRTCPVCHGAGVTTRDQGAFSFSEPCRNCQGVGTVVEEKCPECHGSGGVTKTRTMNVRFPAGVADGQRIRLAGRGEPGERGGPAGDLFVHVKVRPDELFGRTGDDLTLSVPVTFAEAVLGTDLRVPTLDGAVTLRVPPGTPSGRVLRARGKGVVRRDGQAGDLLVTLDVVVPARLSDEARAALEAFAEQSPPAAREHLDARVRRVG, encoded by the coding sequence GTGAGTTCCAAGGACTGGATCGAGAAGGACTTCTACGCCGTGCTCGGCGTGGACAAGGCCGCCTCCGCCGATGACATCAAGAAGGCGTACCGCAAGATCGCCCGAGAGTCGCATCCGGACCACAACCCGGGCGACCCGAAGGCCGAGGAGCGGTTCAAGGCTGCCTCCGAGGCACATCACGTGCTGTCGGACACGGGTCGCCGCCGTGAGTACGACGAGATGCGCTCGCTGTTCGGCTCGGGAGCCTTCCGCCGCAACGCACGGGGCGGGGGCCAGCCGGGCGGCATGCCGTTCGACGTCTCCGACATGTTCGGCGGTGCCGGTGGCGGCGACCGCCGCTTCGGAGGCGCCGGCTTCCAGGACCTGTTCAGCTCGATCTTCAGCGGTGGTCAGGCCGGTGGTCAGACCGCGCCACGCGGTCCGGCCCGTGGTCGGGACGTGGAGACCGAGGTGGCGCTCGACTTCGGTGACGCGGTCCGCGGGGTGACGCTGCCCCTGACGCTGCGCGCGCCGGGAGTCTGCGAGACCTGCCACGGCAACGGGGCGAAGCCGGGCACCCAGCCCCGCACCTGTCCGGTCTGCCACGGTGCCGGAGTCACCACCCGCGACCAGGGGGCGTTCAGCTTCTCCGAGCCGTGCCGCAACTGTCAGGGCGTCGGCACGGTCGTCGAGGAGAAGTGCCCGGAGTGCCACGGCAGCGGCGGTGTCACCAAGACCCGGACCATGAACGTGCGGTTCCCGGCCGGGGTGGCCGACGGTCAACGCATCCGGCTGGCCGGGCGCGGTGAGCCGGGCGAGCGCGGCGGTCCGGCCGGCGATCTGTTCGTGCACGTCAAGGTTCGGCCGGACGAGCTGTTCGGGCGTACCGGCGACGACCTGACGTTGAGCGTGCCGGTCACCTTCGCGGAGGCCGTGCTCGGCACGGACCTGCGGGTGCCGACGCTCGACGGCGCGGTGACCCTGCGGGTTCCGCCGGGGACGCCGAGCGGCCGGGTGCTGCGGGCCCGTGGCAAGGGTGTGGTTCGCCGCGACGGCCAGGCCGGTGACCTGCTGGTCACGTTGGACGTGGTGGTTCCGGCCCGGTTGTCCGACGAGGCGCGCGCGGCCCTGGAGGCGTTCGCCGAGCAGAGCCCGCCGGCGGCGCGGGAACATCTCGACGCTCGGGTGCGTCGGGTCGGTTAG
- a CDS encoding GNAT family N-acetyltransferase, with translation MTIHVQRFQPGAEAQFVMGLEWLFAPPGGRPVDWDNDRAIERTAQLLTDEDVALFGARSDEDQLVGVASVYVDILSVRFGRRASIEDLAVHPGWRSRGVGSTLLTVARTWAHEKGADYVFLESGLARTEAHRFYLREGATHAAAAFRWTGGPTR, from the coding sequence ATGACAATCCACGTTCAACGCTTCCAGCCCGGTGCCGAGGCTCAGTTCGTGATGGGGCTGGAATGGCTTTTCGCCCCTCCCGGGGGCCGTCCCGTGGATTGGGACAACGACCGTGCCATCGAGCGGACCGCGCAATTGCTCACCGACGAAGACGTCGCACTCTTCGGGGCGCGATCGGACGAGGATCAGTTGGTCGGCGTGGCCAGCGTCTACGTGGACATCCTCTCGGTGCGCTTCGGCCGGCGGGCTTCGATCGAGGATCTCGCCGTACACCCCGGGTGGCGCTCCCGGGGTGTCGGCTCGACCCTCCTGACGGTGGCCAGGACGTGGGCGCACGAGAAGGGCGCCGACTACGTGTTCCTGGAGTCCGGGCTGGCCCGGACCGAGGCGCACCGCTTCTACCTTCGCGAGGGTGCGACCCACGCCGCCGCGGCGTTCCGGTGGACCGGAGGACCCACCCGCTGA
- a CDS encoding helix-turn-helix transcriptional regulator, producing the protein MSGEFLGSGDPAYEAKVLMISVAARMAGMHPQTLRQYDRLGLVQPGRAAGGGRRYSVRDVVLLREVQRLSQDDGINLAGVKRIIGLERLLEQAQQRVARLEAELDAAYRRIAELESLARFPGSDLVPTNRTSTALVVWRPRRTPGR; encoded by the coding sequence ATGTCGGGCGAGTTCCTCGGTTCGGGTGACCCTGCCTACGAGGCCAAGGTGCTGATGATCTCGGTTGCGGCTCGGATGGCGGGGATGCACCCACAGACCCTGCGCCAGTACGACCGACTCGGGCTGGTGCAGCCCGGCCGGGCTGCCGGCGGCGGTCGCCGGTACAGCGTCCGTGACGTGGTGCTGCTGCGCGAGGTGCAGCGGCTCAGCCAGGACGACGGGATCAACCTGGCCGGCGTCAAGCGCATCATCGGGTTGGAACGACTGCTGGAGCAGGCCCAGCAGCGGGTGGCTCGGCTGGAGGCGGAGCTCGACGCCGCGTACCGCCGGATCGCCGAACTGGAGTCGCTGGCCCGCTTCCCGGGCAGTGACCTGGTGCCGACCAACCGCACGTCCACGGCGCTGGTGGTGTGGCGGCCTCGCCGCACGCCCGGTCGCTGA